From the genome of Pseudomonas yamanorum, one region includes:
- a CDS encoding nuclear transport factor 2 family protein — MQNVKVLIGFLCLFSGYAAAAPAAADKDVAVAVDHLTQAMLHKDIPQLQALTANNLTYGHSSGKVQNKQEFIADIETGRSGFKTLEMQKQTITLNGDTALVRNHFSAQAVNSGVEVPTEIENFQVWQKQKGKWLLIGRQAYKF, encoded by the coding sequence ATGCAAAACGTCAAGGTTCTGATTGGTTTTCTGTGCCTGTTCAGCGGTTACGCGGCCGCCGCGCCTGCCGCAGCCGACAAGGATGTCGCCGTTGCGGTCGATCACCTGACCCAGGCCATGCTGCACAAGGACATTCCGCAACTGCAGGCCCTCACCGCCAACAACCTCACCTACGGCCATTCCAGCGGCAAGGTCCAGAACAAGCAGGAATTTATCGCCGACATTGAAACCGGCAGAAGCGGCTTCAAGACCCTGGAAATGCAGAAACAGACCATCACCCTCAATGGCGACACCGCCCTGGTGCGCAACCACTTTTCCGCCCAGGCGGTAAACAGTGGCGTCGAGGTGCCTACCGAAATTGAAAACTTCCAGGTCTGGCAGAAGCAGAAAGGCAAATGGCTGCTGATCGGGCGCCAGGCGTACAAATTCTGA
- a CDS encoding CPBP family intramembrane glutamic endopeptidase encodes MIADAFTVLIHYGIYLLPGLILFGLWFGLTPKTLPGVRIVILLLAFVLMRDAMTPLGIWSLSREVQIQFTANPFVLAALGGLSLGLIALLARLAPELWQLTVLFKGNRAVGLAVGLVAGSLIGLPLRLYQGIEPAAIPAYWTWLMGMLVLAYCANALEEVLFRGFLQGYLEQHVRPLRAALLSGLAFAACHSFLALSVTQLGWPVLAFTLIEGVACGLVRMRYGVVAATATHGTAILLIAVPMV; translated from the coding sequence GTGATTGCCGACGCTTTTACAGTGCTGATTCACTATGGGATTTATCTGCTGCCAGGGCTGATCCTGTTCGGCCTGTGGTTCGGCCTCACGCCAAAAACATTGCCGGGCGTGCGCATCGTTATTCTGCTGTTGGCCTTCGTGCTGATGCGCGATGCGATGACGCCGTTGGGCATTTGGTCGCTGAGCCGCGAGGTGCAGATCCAGTTCACGGCCAATCCCTTCGTGCTGGCGGCGCTGGGCGGCTTATCCCTTGGGCTGATCGCACTGCTCGCGCGCTTGGCCCCGGAGTTATGGCAACTGACGGTGCTGTTCAAGGGCAATCGCGCTGTGGGCCTGGCAGTGGGGTTGGTGGCCGGCAGTTTGATTGGCCTGCCATTGCGCCTGTATCAAGGCATCGAACCGGCGGCAATCCCGGCTTACTGGACCTGGCTGATGGGCATGCTGGTGCTTGCCTACTGCGCCAATGCGCTGGAAGAGGTGTTGTTTCGCGGCTTCTTGCAGGGCTATCTCGAACAGCACGTTAGGCCGCTGCGTGCGGCGTTGCTCAGCGGGCTGGCGTTCGCCGCGTGCCATTCATTTTTGGCCCTGAGCGTGACGCAACTGGGCTGGCCAGTGTTGGCTTTTACCCTGATTGAAGGCGTGGCCTGCGGGCTGGTGCGGATGCGTTACGGCGTGGTGGCGGCGACGGCCACCCATGGCACGGCGATCTTGCTGATTGCCGTACCGATGGTGTGA
- a CDS encoding RidA family protein, protein MTPDQKYAAAMVRLGYQLNEFKIGGNYTPLLRDGNHVYISGQIPRVGDTIVLPGKVGESLSLADAQIAAGVSALRCLGLLKQALGSLDQVKAILKINVYVRSADDFDQQSEVANGASDLLNEILGTAGSHTRTSVGVLQLPKGAAVEIDMIAVAQG, encoded by the coding sequence ATGACACCGGATCAAAAGTACGCGGCGGCCATGGTGCGCCTGGGTTATCAACTCAACGAGTTCAAGATCGGCGGCAACTACACGCCGCTGCTCAGGGATGGCAATCACGTTTATATCAGCGGCCAGATCCCGCGGGTGGGTGACACGATCGTGCTGCCCGGCAAGGTCGGCGAAAGCCTAAGCCTGGCCGATGCACAGATTGCCGCCGGCGTCAGCGCATTGCGTTGCCTGGGCTTGCTCAAGCAGGCACTGGGCTCCCTGGATCAGGTCAAGGCGATCCTCAAGATCAATGTGTACGTGCGCAGCGCGGATGACTTTGACCAGCAAAGCGAAGTGGCCAACGGTGCGTCGGACCTGTTGAACGAGATCCTGGGGACTGCCGGTTCTCACACGCGCACCTCGGTGGGCGTGCTGCAACTGCCCAAGGGCGCCGCCGTGGAAATCGACATGATCGCTGTAGCACAGGGCTGA
- a CDS encoding helix-turn-helix domain-containing protein: protein MSSQPFPRANPDTTAGTQLRVLRRHARLSQLELALITGVSQRHLSCIETGRAKPSPGTLHNLLMALEVPLEQCNSVFLAAGFAPRYEATPLSSPSMEAIREAISHVLHANNPAPAIVLGSHWEVLAANASTQVLFELVGIKPEAADGLNLLVTLLQPGGLGDHLINAEEIRTIAWQRATREALGNLELARLLDSLPAPQSTEALVNEPPPLVLTRVNSREGELNFMSTFTTFGMPQDITVTSLRIEHLIPADAQTWQVMTAAYERSLVR, encoded by the coding sequence ATGAGCAGCCAACCTTTCCCCCGCGCCAACCCCGACACTACCGCCGGCACGCAACTGCGCGTGCTGCGTCGGCACGCCAGATTGAGCCAGCTGGAACTGGCGCTGATCACCGGGGTTTCCCAACGCCACCTGAGCTGCATCGAGACCGGACGCGCCAAGCCGAGCCCGGGCACCTTGCATAATTTGCTGATGGCGCTGGAGGTTCCGCTGGAGCAATGCAACAGCGTGTTCCTCGCCGCCGGCTTCGCCCCGCGTTATGAGGCAACCCCGCTCTCCTCGCCCTCCATGGAGGCCATTCGCGAGGCGATCAGCCATGTGCTCCACGCGAACAATCCTGCGCCGGCGATCGTGCTGGGCAGCCATTGGGAAGTGCTCGCCGCCAACGCCAGTACCCAGGTGCTGTTCGAGCTGGTGGGGATCAAACCGGAGGCGGCTGATGGATTGAATTTGCTGGTCACCCTGCTACAGCCTGGCGGCCTGGGTGATCATTTGATCAACGCTGAAGAAATCCGCACCATCGCCTGGCAACGGGCGACGCGCGAGGCGTTGGGCAACCTCGAACTTGCCAGGCTTCTGGACAGCCTGCCAGCCCCGCAAAGTACCGAAGCCTTGGTTAATGAACCACCGCCACTGGTGCTGACACGCGTCAACTCCCGTGAAGGTGAGCTGAACTTCATGTCGACCTTCACCACCTTCGGCATGCCTCAGGACATCACGGTGACGTCGTTGCGCATCGAGCATTTGATTCCGGCGGATGCGCAGACGTGGCAGGTGATGACCGCGGCGTATGAGCGGTCATTGGTGAGGTAG
- a CDS encoding DUF2834 domain-containing protein, with translation MRRPWIALAGLLAFALYTLITMLIADQSLMAFGRELISRPDTAQVVIDLYLMAALAGVWMYRDARARGKSLASVLPYLLVTAVFVSIGPLLYIVVNGFREPSGGW, from the coding sequence ATGCGCAGACCCTGGATTGCCCTGGCCGGGCTGTTGGCTTTTGCCCTGTACACATTGATCACGATGCTGATCGCCGATCAATCGCTCATGGCGTTCGGACGTGAATTGATATCGAGGCCGGACACTGCCCAGGTGGTGATTGACTTGTATCTGATGGCGGCCTTGGCGGGCGTATGGATGTACCGGGATGCGCGGGCCAGGGGCAAATCCCTGGCGTCGGTGTTGCCCTACTTACTGGTAACGGCGGTTTTCGTATCCATCGGTCCGCTGCTGTATATCGTGGTCAACGGGTTTCGCGAACCATCAGGGGGCTGGTGA
- a CDS encoding MAPEG family protein — MEVYALCVLVLFLKMLAISCYQGFFRLRYRAFTNHEDAAFFHRDANPQELPQVSRAEKAWANDLENIPLFFILGGLCLAMETPGTATAGLFCLFTAARVMHTVMYLSGRQPWRTLAYGVGVLCLSGLAGLLGAGLITIKG; from the coding sequence ATGGAGGTTTATGCGCTGTGCGTACTGGTGCTGTTCTTGAAGATGCTGGCGATCTCTTGCTACCAAGGCTTCTTTCGGCTCAGATACCGTGCATTCACTAACCATGAGGATGCAGCTTTCTTCCATCGCGATGCGAATCCCCAGGAGTTACCGCAAGTCTCCCGGGCCGAAAAGGCTTGGGCCAATGATCTGGAAAATATTCCGTTGTTCTTCATTTTGGGTGGCCTGTGCCTGGCGATGGAAACGCCAGGCACCGCTACCGCGGGGTTGTTCTGTCTGTTCACCGCTGCCCGTGTGATGCATACGGTGATGTATCTGAGCGGCCGCCAGCCCTGGCGCACCCTCGCTTATGGAGTGGGAGTGCTCTGTTTGTCGGGGCTGGCCGGTCTGCTTGGCGCTGGGCTGATAACAATCAAGGGGTGA
- a CDS encoding YceI family protein — protein sequence MKPRLLAAFLTLGTLSSAYAVEYTDVNPAASTLSFTYDQMGQQVYGTFGSYSATLNFDTQNPAAASTVLTIQLPSINAGSDDANTELPKPGWFDMTTYPVGTFTSTHITDLGGNRYLFSGNLTLKGQTRPVEVKVALKEQSGIGVFDGEFVLKRDDFKIGAGEWADSVVSNGIVIKFKMVAPER from the coding sequence ATGAAACCTCGATTGCTAGCGGCCTTCCTTACCCTCGGCACCTTGTCCAGCGCGTATGCGGTGGAATACACCGACGTGAATCCGGCGGCCAGCACCCTCAGCTTCACCTATGACCAGATGGGCCAGCAGGTGTACGGCACGTTTGGCAGCTATTCGGCGACCCTGAATTTCGACACGCAAAACCCGGCCGCCGCCAGCACCGTACTGACCATCCAACTGCCGAGCATCAATGCCGGCAGCGACGACGCCAACACCGAACTGCCCAAGCCCGGCTGGTTCGACATGACGACTTACCCGGTGGGCACCTTTACCTCGACCCACATCACTGACCTGGGCGGTAACCGTTACCTGTTCAGCGGCAACCTGACCCTCAAGGGCCAGACCCGGCCGGTGGAGGTCAAGGTGGCGCTCAAGGAGCAGAGCGGCATTGGCGTGTTCGACGGTGAATTCGTGCTCAAGCGCGACGACTTCAAGATCGGTGCGGGGGAGTGGGCGGACAGCGTGGTGTCCAATGGGATTGTCATCAAGTTCAAGATGGTTGCGCCTGAGCGCTGA
- a CDS encoding PaaI family thioesterase yields MPALSLQDTTAPEGVCYGCGSRNPHGLHIKSRWDADGIHVIAEHQPDAQYCGWPDLVYGGLIAMLVDCHSNWTAMAYHYRAEQREPGSLPRIDCVTGNLGIKFIKPTPMGVPLTLRAKVEGDVDRKSRVVCEVYADGVLTAIGDSVFVRVDTGQLAAAAHGREA; encoded by the coding sequence ATGCCCGCGCTTTCCCTGCAAGACACCACCGCCCCCGAAGGCGTCTGTTATGGCTGCGGCAGCCGCAACCCCCACGGGCTGCACATCAAGAGCCGCTGGGACGCCGACGGCATCCACGTGATCGCCGAGCACCAGCCCGACGCCCAATACTGCGGCTGGCCAGACCTGGTCTACGGCGGCTTGATCGCGATGCTGGTGGACTGTCACTCGAACTGGACCGCCATGGCCTACCACTACCGGGCCGAGCAACGCGAACCCGGCAGCCTGCCGCGTATCGACTGCGTGACCGGCAACCTGGGGATCAAATTCATCAAGCCGACACCGATGGGCGTACCGCTGACCTTGCGCGCGAAAGTCGAAGGTGACGTGGACCGCAAGAGCCGCGTGGTGTGCGAGGTGTACGCCGATGGCGTGCTGACGGCCATTGGCGATTCGGTCTTCGTGCGGGTCGACACCGGGCAATTGGCAGCCGCCGCCCATGGCCGGGAAGCCTGA
- a CDS encoding aminotransferase-like domain-containing protein → MPRARYKTLVDTFARDIRSGTLAAGTRLPTHRQLAASHGLALVTASRVYTELEAMGLVSGETGRGTFVREIALSPGQGIGQIAVAAGMIDLNFNYPSLPGQTDLLRTALRQLALSGDLSALLRYQPHAGRLHERAAVARHLASHGLTVQAEQVLIVSGAQHGLAVTMMSLLKPGDVVAVDALTYSGFKVLAETLHLEIVAIPVTATGPDLAFLEQLCARRPVRAVYSMPTLHNPLGWVMSREQREHLVAIARQHDLILIEDAAYAFLAEDPPPPVAELAPERTVYVSGLSKSVATGLRVGFVAAPQPWMAALERTVMATTWNTPGVMTAVAAAWIDDGTVLQLEAQKREDAQARQAVADEVLAGLNVIRHPSSYFLWLPLPEDARADQITMALARENISVSTAEPFAVSAHVPHALRVALGSVDREVLREALLKVRWAVEAY, encoded by the coding sequence ATGCCCCGCGCCCGCTACAAGACATTGGTGGACACCTTCGCCCGGGATATCCGCTCCGGCACGTTGGCGGCGGGCACCCGTTTGCCGACCCACCGCCAGTTGGCCGCCAGCCACGGCCTGGCATTGGTCACGGCCAGCCGGGTGTACACCGAGCTTGAGGCCATGGGCCTGGTCAGCGGTGAAACTGGGCGCGGGACCTTTGTGCGGGAAATCGCGTTGTCGCCGGGGCAGGGCATAGGGCAGATCGCCGTAGCGGCGGGCATGATCGATCTCAACTTCAACTACCCGTCGCTGCCGGGCCAGACCGACCTGCTGCGCACGGCGTTGCGTCAGTTGGCGTTGTCCGGCGACCTGTCGGCCCTGCTGCGCTACCAGCCCCACGCCGGTCGGTTGCACGAACGGGCGGCGGTGGCGCGCCACCTGGCGAGTCATGGGTTGACGGTGCAGGCCGAGCAGGTATTGATCGTCAGCGGTGCCCAGCACGGGCTGGCGGTGACCATGATGTCGCTGCTCAAGCCCGGCGATGTGGTGGCGGTGGATGCGTTGACCTATTCGGGGTTCAAGGTGCTGGCCGAGACGTTGCACCTGGAAATCGTTGCAATCCCGGTGACCGCGACGGGCCCCGATTTGGCCTTTCTTGAACAACTCTGCGCACGGCGCCCGGTACGCGCCGTGTACAGCATGCCGACCCTGCATAATCCGTTGGGCTGGGTGATGAGCAGGGAGCAGCGCGAGCACCTGGTGGCGATTGCCCGCCAGCATGATTTGATTCTGATCGAGGACGCGGCTTACGCATTTTTAGCTGAGGACCCGCCGCCGCCTGTGGCCGAGCTGGCACCGGAACGCACGGTGTATGTGTCGGGGCTGTCCAAGAGCGTTGCCACCGGCCTGCGGGTGGGTTTCGTCGCCGCTCCGCAGCCGTGGATGGCGGCGCTGGAGCGTACGGTCATGGCCACCACCTGGAACACTCCGGGGGTGATGACTGCGGTGGCTGCCGCGTGGATCGACGACGGCACGGTGCTGCAGCTGGAAGCGCAAAAACGTGAAGACGCCCAGGCGCGCCAGGCGGTGGCCGATGAGGTGTTGGCGGGGCTGAACGTTATCCGCCATCCGTCTTCGTATTTTCTGTGGCTGCCCTTGCCGGAAGATGCCCGCGCCGACCAGATCACCATGGCACTGGCACGGGAAAATATCTCGGTGTCCACGGCCGAGCCGTTTGCCGTCTCGGCCCACGTGCCCCATGCCTTGCGAGTGGCGCTGGGATCGGTGGACCGGGAGGTGTTGCGCGAGGCGCTGCTGAAAGTGCGCTGGGCGGTGGAGGCGTACTAG
- a CDS encoding MFS transporter, which translates to MDDIAYSDRQRWLALTRINTLSVLSQIVQIGTITPLLSLSLEQKGVDPAKIGVIVSASWVAILLLYKVVPRLLGHLGLVKANLLSVVLTVLGLIGMTLTQSLTLLFALNFVLGIGLILRWIACDTWIVSVTTDSERGRAIGVHETLMGLGIAVGPLLLVVFGVDSGIPYYACAAIVLLSGGLALSLKAHDSRPKTPVEKRHGKLFSVIPVALCGAFIAGFSETSSVSFLGAYSLSAGYVLTAATLLISVFGIGGTVLQLPIGWMADKSSYKTGQLICGLVVLLGTLAIPFSQGLPWLSTLIVFVWGGAIGGMNTLAVIEAGDRVAEHQVSTAMTAIALFYTLGSVLGPIATGATVSYVSPHGLMISVGVAGGLFIALLMLRRAP; encoded by the coding sequence ATGGACGATATTGCTTACAGCGACAGGCAACGCTGGCTGGCCCTGACCCGCATCAACACCCTGTCGGTGCTGTCCCAGATTGTGCAAATCGGCACCATCACGCCGTTGCTGTCGCTGTCCCTGGAGCAGAAGGGCGTGGACCCGGCGAAAATCGGGGTGATTGTTAGTGCCTCGTGGGTCGCGATCCTGCTGCTGTACAAGGTCGTCCCGCGGTTGTTGGGGCACCTGGGGTTGGTCAAGGCCAATCTTCTCAGTGTTGTGCTGACCGTGTTGGGGCTGATCGGCATGACGCTGACCCAATCACTGACGCTGCTGTTCGCCCTGAACTTTGTGCTGGGTATCGGTTTGATTCTGCGCTGGATTGCCTGTGACACCTGGATCGTCTCCGTGACCACCGACAGCGAGCGCGGTCGGGCCATTGGTGTGCACGAAACCCTGATGGGCCTGGGGATTGCCGTCGGGCCATTGCTGCTGGTGGTGTTCGGCGTCGACAGTGGGATTCCCTATTACGCCTGCGCCGCCATCGTGCTGTTGTCTGGCGGGCTGGCACTGAGCTTGAAGGCGCATGACTCGCGGCCAAAAACGCCGGTGGAGAAACGTCACGGGAAACTGTTCAGTGTGATCCCGGTGGCGTTGTGTGGCGCGTTTATCGCCGGGTTCTCGGAGACTTCTTCGGTGTCCTTCCTCGGCGCCTACAGCCTCTCGGCGGGCTATGTACTCACGGCGGCGACGTTGTTGATTTCGGTATTCGGCATTGGCGGCACCGTGCTGCAACTGCCCATTGGCTGGATGGCCGACAAAAGCTCCTACAAGACCGGTCAGCTGATCTGTGGCCTGGTGGTGCTGTTGGGCACCCTGGCGATTCCATTCAGCCAAGGGCTGCCGTGGCTGTCGACGTTGATCGTCTTTGTATGGGGCGGCGCGATTGGCGGGATGAACACCCTGGCGGTGATCGAGGCAGGGGACCGGGTGGCCGAGCATCAGGTGTCTACCGCCATGACTGCGATTGCGCTGTTCTACACCCTGGGCAGTGTGCTCGGGCCGATTGCCACGGGGGCGACGGTGTCCTATGTCAGCCCCCATGGCTTGATGATCAGTGTCGGTGTGGCCGGCGGGCTGTTTATCGCGCTCTTGATGCTCAGGAGAGCCCCTTAA
- a CDS encoding DMT family transporter has product MERTTHLNTQEHNPSGWINGLIGVVIFSGSLPATRLAVLEFDPVFLTVARATIAALLGLCLLWLLKEKRPARSQLLPLAIVALGVVIGFPLLTALALQYVTSAHSIVFVGLLPLATAVFGVLRGGERPKPVFWLFSILGSLLVVGYAIAQGLSAAPAGDLLMLLAILACGLGYAEGAKLSRTLGGWQVICWALVISLPIVAPLTAILAPSSFVNISLPAWLSLAYVSLFSMLIGFVFWYRGLAQGGIAAVGQLQLLQPFFGLALAATLLHEPVSLGMLVVTVAVIACVAGARKFAR; this is encoded by the coding sequence ATGGAACGCACCACGCACCTCAACACCCAGGAACACAACCCCAGTGGCTGGATCAACGGCTTGATCGGCGTGGTGATCTTCAGCGGCTCGCTGCCCGCCACACGCCTGGCGGTGCTGGAATTTGATCCGGTGTTCCTGACCGTCGCCCGCGCCACCATCGCCGCCCTACTGGGCCTGTGCCTGCTGTGGCTGCTCAAGGAAAAGCGCCCGGCCCGTAGCCAGTTGTTGCCCTTGGCAATCGTCGCGCTGGGCGTGGTGATCGGCTTCCCGCTACTCACCGCCCTGGCGTTGCAGTACGTCACCAGCGCCCACTCCATCGTGTTTGTCGGCTTGCTGCCGCTGGCCACCGCCGTGTTCGGCGTATTGCGTGGCGGCGAGCGGCCCAAGCCGGTGTTCTGGCTGTTTTCGATTCTGGGCAGCCTGCTGGTGGTGGGCTACGCCATCGCCCAGGGCCTGAGCGCCGCGCCTGCCGGAGATTTGCTGATGCTGCTGGCGATACTGGCGTGCGGCCTGGGTTATGCCGAAGGGGCCAAACTTTCGCGCACCCTGGGTGGCTGGCAGGTGATCTGCTGGGCGCTGGTGATCTCGCTGCCGATTGTGGCCCCTCTGACGGCGATCCTCGCGCCAAGCTCTTTCGTTAACATCAGCCTGCCGGCCTGGCTGAGCCTGGCCTATGTGTCGCTGTTCAGCATGCTGATCGGGTTTGTGTTCTGGTACCGCGGGCTGGCCCAGGGCGGCATCGCCGCCGTCGGGCAATTGCAGTTGCTGCAACCGTTTTTCGGCCTGGCACTGGCCGCCACGCTGCTGCATGAACCGGTGAGCCTGGGCATGCTGGTGGTGACGGTCGCGGTGATTGCGTGTGTGGCGGGGGCCAGGAAATTCGCCCGTTAA
- the yghX gene encoding YghX family hydrolase, with the protein MTRLTAKDFAPELLELYDGYAHGKINRRVFLDRAALFTFGGLTASALLAALSPNYALAEQVKFTDPDIVADYITYPSPKGNGTVRGYLVRPAKASGKVPAVVVVHENRGLNPYIEDVARRLAKAGFIALAPDGLTSVGGYPGNDEKGVELQQKVDPEKLMNDFFAAIEWLMHHDASTGKVGITGFCYGGGVTNAAAVAYPELGAAVSFYGRQPEAKDVPRIKAPIMLHYGELDTRINEGWPAYEKALKAAGTTYEAFIYKGANHGFHNDSTPRYDEAAANLAWERTLGWFKKYLV; encoded by the coding sequence ATGACTCGTCTGACCGCCAAAGATTTCGCCCCTGAACTGCTGGAGCTTTACGACGGCTACGCCCACGGCAAGATCAACCGCCGGGTGTTTCTCGACCGCGCGGCGCTGTTCACCTTTGGCGGGCTGACGGCCTCGGCCCTGCTCGCCGCCCTGAGCCCCAACTACGCGCTGGCCGAGCAGGTGAAATTCACCGACCCGGATATCGTCGCCGACTACATCACCTACCCGTCACCCAAGGGCAACGGCACGGTGCGCGGCTACCTGGTGCGCCCGGCCAAGGCCAGCGGCAAGGTGCCGGCGGTGGTGGTGGTGCATGAGAACCGTGGGCTGAACCCGTATATCGAAGACGTCGCCCGTCGGTTGGCCAAGGCCGGATTCATTGCCCTGGCACCGGATGGCTTGACCTCCGTTGGCGGCTATCCCGGCAACGATGAGAAAGGTGTGGAGCTGCAGCAGAAAGTCGATCCGGAGAAGCTGATGAACGACTTTTTCGCGGCCATCGAATGGTTGATGCACCACGATGCAAGCACTGGCAAGGTGGGGATCACCGGGTTCTGTTATGGCGGCGGCGTGACGAATGCGGCGGCGGTGGCTTATCCGGAGTTGGGTGCGGCGGTGTCGTTTTACGGGCGCCAGCCTGAGGCCAAGGACGTGCCACGGATCAAGGCACCGATCATGTTGCATTACGGTGAGCTGGATACGCGGATCAATGAGGGCTGGCCGGCGTATGAGAAGGCGTTGAAGGCAGCCGGCACGACGTACGAGGCGTTTATCTACAAGGGCGCCAATCACGGTTTTCACAATGATTCGACGCCAAGGTATGACGAGGCGGCGGCGAATCTGGCGTGGGAGCGGACCTTGGGTTGGTTTAAAAAGTATCTGGTCTGA